In the genome of Helicobacter kayseriensis, one region contains:
- a CDS encoding YceI family protein yields MKKVLMMAGLILAANLGADEYKIDAAHSNIGFKVKHLLVSTVGGNFKNFNGKIDLDPANKKINFFEGEIAVDSINTDNEKRDDHLKSPDFFDVKKNPKGYFKMTKQEGDKLYGILTFGSVSREVVFDAEMSDVVVHPKTKKNVTALELEGKINRKDFNIGSGVPNTVVGDEVKIVINLELLGQ; encoded by the coding sequence ATGAAAAAAGTTTTAATGATGGCAGGACTAATCCTAGCTGCAAATTTAGGGGCTGATGAATACAAGATTGATGCAGCTCATTCCAATATAGGATTCAAGGTTAAGCATCTTCTTGTGAGTACTGTTGGAGGAAATTTTAAAAACTTTAATGGGAAAATTGATCTAGATCCTGCAAATAAGAAGATCAACTTTTTTGAGGGTGAGATTGCTGTTGATTCTATTAATACAGACAATGAAAAAAGAGATGATCATCTAAAATCTCCAGATTTTTTTGATGTCAAAAAAAACCCAAAGGGTTATTTTAAGATGACAAAACAAGAAGGAGATAAATTGTATGGAATCCTTACTTTTGGAAGCGTGAGCAGGGAAGTTGTGTTTGATGCCGAGATGAGCGATGTTGTTGTGCATCCAAAGACGAAAAAAAATGTAACTGCTCTTGAGCTTGAGGGAAAAATCAATCGTAAAGATTTTAACATTGGGTCGGGAGTTCCAAATACTGTTGTTGGCGATGAGGTGAAGATTGTTATCAATCTTGAGCTTCTTGGACAGTAA